The following coding sequences are from one Pocillopora verrucosa isolate sample1 chromosome 5, ASM3666991v2, whole genome shotgun sequence window:
- the LOC131780179 gene encoding uncharacterized protein, which produces MDDERLQLAKRHSFPYMKVCTWNILKSGSANEVEIEIPKADSVPVIDSEGTSEEREARLEAAILWIRKELADMRHQDKYLTRQFIHLRATIQRIKSESLLDGLEGNTDKLKETSFRHSIPGPTIRPMFGRSISYM; this is translated from the exons ATGGATGATGAACGGCTTCAGCTTGCTAAACGCCATTCTTTTCCGTATATGAAAGTGTGCACATGGAATATTTTGAAATCGGGATCGGCGAATGAAGTAGAGATAGAAATCCCCAAAGCGGATTCAGTCCCTGTTATTGATTCCGAAGGGACAAGCGAGGAAAGAGAAGCCCGCCTAGAAGCAGCGATTTTGTGGATACGAAAGGAATTg GCTGATATGCGGCATCAGGACAAGTATCTCACAAGGCAGTTCATTCATCTGAGAGCTACAATCCAACGTATCAAGAGCGAGAGTTTGCTCGATGGGCTGGAAGGAAACACTGACAAGCTAAAGGAGACCTCTTTCCGACATTCGATACCTGGACCTACAATCCGACCGATGTTCGGTAGAAGCATATCTTATATGTAG
- the LOC131780190 gene encoding somatostatin receptor type 4-like has protein sequence MNGSVDYTTANKTTDIRRVSTFGLTTFLLTAIFLLPVGVIGNLMVIVVVRKRRYLQTKTNFLLANLAACDLVANILGYTWGVASAFPIPNMTLGVIICKINSIYPAASGCSAFILTIIALERYSAIVKPLNTRFKLKKRTLRYFILAIWIFVLAAVIPLVYFADYNVGSTYRCGRTWGTTAKATFWTTGFIIFIVVPLIVMLFCYVQIIRALYFGTRIVPMNIPAEVDAREKKRVIHLSIIVTVVFIVTYLPFAIVKELEMRISLSNRVIAFSLLSVLLSSILNPFIYAFQSSNYRRAFKEIICLIQR, from the coding sequence atgaATGGTTCGGTTGATTATACCACCGCAAACAAGACTACCGATATTCGTAGAGTCTCAACTTTTGGCCTTACGACTTTCCTTCTCACAGCAATTTTTCTTCTACCGGTTGGTGTTATTGGGAACCTAATGGTCATTGTAGTCGTAAGAAAGAGGCGATATCTTCAAACCAAGACGAACTTCTTACTTGCAAATTTGGCGGCGTGTGACTTGGTGGCAAATATTCTTGGTTACACATGGGGAGTAGCGTCCGCTTTTCCCATTCCAAACATGACCCTGGGTGTTATAATTTGCAAGATTAACTCAATTTATCCTGCTGCATCTGGGTGTTCTGCCTTTATACTGACTATTATCGCTCTGGAACGCTATAGCGCTATCGTGAAACCACTGAACACTCGCTTCAAGTTAAAAAAACGGACCCTTCGCTATTTTATCTTGGCTATTTGGATTTTTGTCCTAGCTGCTGTGATTCCTTTAGTGTACTTCGCTGACTACAATGTTGGTTCGACTTACCGCTGTGGTAGAACTTGGGGTACAACTGCCAAAGCCACATTCTGGACAACTGggtttataatttttattgtggTCCCTCTTATAGTTATGTTGTTCTGTTATGTTCAAATAATACGCGCGCTGTATTTCGGGACAAGGATTGTGCCGATGAATATCCCAGCTGAAGTTGATgcaagggaaaagaaaagagtaaTACATCTATCCATTATAGTGACTGTCGTGTTCATTGTTACCTACTTACCGTTTGCAATTGTTAAAGAACTTGAGATGCGTATTTCTTTATCGAACAGAGTGATAGCTTTTTCACTCCTATCTGTACTTCTCTCTTCTATCTTAAATCCATTTATTTATGCTTTCCAAAGCTCTAACTACCGCCGGGCCTTTAAAGAGATTATATGTTTAATACAGAGATAG